Below is a genomic region from Pedobacter cryoconitis.
ATGGGAAATTTACTTTATTTAGTTGCAGTAGTGTTAATCATTCTATGGGTAATCGGCTTTTTCTTCCATGGCTTCGGCGATGTAGGAGGTCTGATTCACGTATTATTGGTGATTGCAGTAATTGCAATTATCCTGAAAATAATCAACAGAGCTGCTTAACAGATCAACATAGCGAAAAATTGGCATAGAGGCTCCTGAGAAATCAGGAGCCTTTCTTGTTTAACAGAAAGGAAGCCAGTTCCAGATCCTGTGCATAAGTTATTTTGATATTATCACGTTCTCCTTGAAGCAGATGGATACTGAACCCTGCTCTTTCCACTACTGAAGCATCATCTGTAAATTCATTGCGGTAAGGCTGAAGATAAGCCTTTTTAAGTTGTTCAACCTGGAAAGTTTGCGGGGTTTGAATCAGGTAAAGTTCATCTCTGTTCAAAGCTTCAGAATCCTGCCCCTCGCGTTTTATTCTAACAGAATCAACAGGCTTTATGGCGGTAATTGCATTCCCTTTTTCTTCTGCTATCTGGTAAGATTGCAGGATTACTTCTGCTGAAATTAAGGGGCGAACGGCATCATGTATGGCTACCACGGCTTTCCCTTTGATTACTTTTAATCCATTTTTT
It encodes:
- a CDS encoding lmo0937 family membrane protein, translated to MGNLLYLVAVVLIILWVIGFFFHGFGDVGGLIHVLLVIAVIAIILKIINRAA
- a CDS encoding 2-C-methyl-D-erythritol 4-phosphate cytidylyltransferase, coding for MKYYAIIVAGGKGNRMNLAVAKQFLELDGKPILMHTLEAFHQCVLNPVIILVLNIHQHLFWEELCTKHDFKVPHQVIKGGQERFDSVKNGLKVIKGKAVVAIHDAVRPLISAEVILQSYQIAEEKGNAITAIKPVDSVRIKREGQDSEALNRDELYLIQTPQTFQVEQLKKAYLQPYRNEFTDDASVVERAGFSIHLLQGERDNIKITYAQDLELASFLLNKKGS